A window of Calditrichota bacterium contains these coding sequences:
- a CDS encoding DUF3108 domain-containing protein — protein sequence MKRLPSSICFFFLLTQFSFAFGQTADAATLLVPESLEFHLKYFNMHVATLTFHLTDAAEADDSYLLTVDAKSASTANKLFPVDNRYELSFAKANFLPSFAKKKIIQKNVRYQRFLKFNHAAGEVAVDDTFHYAVPEPCFDYFSMLYFLRFSVPDSSQTTRLFLDGEFIVSEVIVASLPDTVRISVPAGKFAATQMKLEFVKRNNQKRPWKTDLLTNRLTKSGSNVSVYFSADSRRLPLKITYRNSWLRTSLELVDY from the coding sequence ATGAAACGATTACCCTCATCCATTTGTTTCTTTTTTTTGCTGACGCAATTCAGTTTCGCCTTCGGGCAAACCGCGGATGCTGCAACATTGCTGGTTCCGGAAAGTTTGGAGTTTCATCTCAAATATTTCAACATGCATGTCGCAACGCTGACGTTTCATCTCACTGACGCGGCGGAAGCGGATGATTCCTATTTGCTGACCGTCGATGCTAAATCCGCTTCAACGGCGAACAAGCTGTTTCCGGTGGACAATCGTTACGAGCTATCTTTCGCTAAAGCAAATTTCTTGCCGAGCTTTGCCAAAAAGAAAATTATTCAAAAAAATGTCCGCTACCAACGTTTTCTGAAATTTAATCACGCCGCCGGCGAAGTGGCAGTGGACGACACGTTCCACTACGCTGTGCCGGAGCCATGTTTTGACTATTTTTCCATGCTCTATTTTTTGCGCTTTTCTGTGCCGGATTCGTCCCAAACAACGCGTTTGTTTTTGGACGGAGAATTTATTGTCTCGGAAGTGATTGTCGCTTCGCTGCCGGATACGGTGCGGATTTCTGTGCCGGCGGGAAAATTTGCGGCGACGCAGATGAAACTGGAGTTCGTTAAGCGAAACAACCAAAAGAGACCCTGGAAAACGGATTTGCTGACCAATCGTTTGACCAAATCCGGTTCTAATGTGTCGGTTTATTTCTCTGCTGACAGTCGTCGGCTGCCGTTAAAAATTACTTATCGAAATTCGTGGCTTCGCACCAGCCTGGAACTCGTTGATTATTAA
- a CDS encoding glycosyltransferase yields MLEFNWICAAAFGVGYFALAMVLVVGLNRKFDLVGEDDLPSVSVIVAARNEEENIAACLAALDQLDYPRELLEIVVVNDRSQDRTHEIISRFVRKNPDFTYLNLKNKSTKLSGKAAALAQGIEMSRGQLIFITDADCIVRPRWLHRMQRHFSPEVGIVVGFTVLGSEKNIFAKLQALDWIYLLSAAAGAIGLGYPLSWIGNNFAIRRETYDDVGGYQGVGYSLTEDFALLRAVARRTNWRVAFSAARDGLVTSQPVRTFADFISQRKRWAIGGANVHWLGKILIVFSFFVHLIAIGSALSGVSFFSAILFASIFIGDFLILYKLLKKFELWRLLPLLPIYKLFSFFYMLILALILVFHRRVVWKGIQYQR; encoded by the coding sequence TTGCTTGAATTTAATTGGATCTGCGCTGCGGCGTTCGGCGTCGGCTACTTCGCGCTGGCAATGGTTTTGGTCGTAGGGCTGAACAGGAAATTTGATCTTGTCGGAGAAGATGACTTGCCCTCCGTTTCCGTGATCGTGGCGGCGCGGAACGAAGAAGAGAATATCGCTGCCTGTCTCGCGGCGCTGGATCAGCTCGATTATCCGCGCGAATTGTTGGAAATTGTCGTTGTGAATGACCGCTCCCAAGATCGCACTCACGAAATTATTTCTCGGTTTGTGCGGAAAAATCCCGATTTCACCTATTTGAATCTAAAAAATAAGTCGACAAAATTATCAGGGAAAGCAGCGGCGTTGGCGCAAGGAATTGAAATGAGCCGCGGGCAATTGATTTTCATCACCGACGCCGATTGCATTGTCCGGCCGCGATGGCTGCACCGGATGCAGCGCCATTTTTCGCCGGAAGTGGGAATTGTCGTTGGTTTCACAGTGCTGGGTTCCGAGAAAAATATTTTTGCCAAATTACAGGCGCTGGATTGGATCTATTTGCTTTCCGCTGCCGCCGGAGCCATCGGATTGGGTTATCCGCTGAGTTGGATCGGGAACAATTTCGCCATTCGAAGAGAGACTTACGACGACGTCGGCGGGTATCAGGGTGTCGGCTACAGCCTGACGGAAGATTTTGCTCTGCTGCGCGCAGTCGCCCGGCGCACAAACTGGCGCGTCGCTTTTTCCGCGGCGCGCGATGGCTTGGTGACCAGCCAGCCCGTGCGGACATTCGCTGATTTTATTTCGCAGCGCAAACGCTGGGCAATCGGCGGCGCAAATGTGCATTGGCTGGGAAAAATTTTGATCGTTTTCAGTTTTTTCGTGCACCTGATTGCCATTGGCAGTGCCCTCTCCGGCGTGAGTTTTTTCAGCGCTATTTTATTTGCGTCAATTTTTATTGGCGATTTTTTGATATTGTACAAATTACTGAAAAAATTTGAACTGTGGCGTCTGCTTCCGCTGCTGCCAATTTACAAATTGTTTTCATTTTTCTACATGCTTATTTTGGCGCTAATATTAGTGTTCCACCGCCGCGTTGTCTGGAAAGGTATTCAATATCAAAGATGA
- a CDS encoding radical SAM protein, protein MMKNKPILAHYYITYRCNARCVYCDIPGKSRRRQNRDARLEHVLENLPQLRSLGVRFVDFTGGEPLLHPDLPDMLRAAKKIGLRTTVTTNCAFYPQRAKELRGLVDLLHFSLDSTNEQENDTLRGKGSFRDVMRSIEIAKKLGERPDLLFTVTDANYRAIDELSRFARKEKLMLIVNPFFAYARQNPITLNALNYLEQFFGAPFVYFNRAFHRLIRVGGNDRLRPRCRVGAAVVVVSPQNEILLPCYHRVQRRIPICGNLKELWLSPRTQNYRRKSGSFSFCQGCTINCYFDPSFLYEMDAYFWLSLFSKMRYGFDKYVRALF, encoded by the coding sequence ATGATGAAAAACAAGCCGATTCTGGCGCATTACTACATCACTTACCGCTGCAATGCGCGCTGCGTTTATTGCGATATTCCAGGGAAAAGCAGAAGACGCCAAAATCGCGACGCACGGCTGGAGCACGTCCTGGAAAATCTCCCGCAGTTGCGTTCGCTGGGAGTGCGGTTTGTCGATTTTACCGGCGGCGAGCCTTTGCTGCATCCTGATCTTCCTGACATGCTCCGCGCCGCAAAAAAAATCGGGCTGCGCACCACAGTGACGACTAATTGCGCGTTTTATCCCCAGCGGGCAAAGGAATTGCGCGGCTTGGTGGATTTGCTCCATTTCTCACTGGACTCCACAAATGAACAAGAAAACGACACCCTTCGTGGCAAGGGCAGCTTTCGCGATGTGATGCGGAGTATTGAGATTGCCAAAAAATTAGGCGAAAGACCGGATTTATTGTTCACTGTGACCGATGCAAATTACCGTGCCATTGACGAGCTCAGTCGTTTTGCGCGCAAGGAAAAATTGATGTTGATCGTCAATCCATTTTTTGCGTACGCTCGACAAAATCCGATCACGCTGAACGCGCTGAATTATCTAGAGCAATTTTTTGGGGCGCCGTTTGTTTATTTCAATAGGGCTTTCCATCGTTTGATTCGCGTCGGCGGCAACGACAGGCTACGCCCGCGCTGTCGGGTGGGCGCTGCCGTCGTTGTTGTTTCTCCGCAAAATGAAATTTTGCTGCCCTGCTACCATCGCGTGCAGCGGCGGATTCCCATTTGCGGAAATTTAAAAGAACTTTGGCTCAGTCCGAGGACGCAAAATTATCGCAGAAAAAGCGGAAGTTTTTCTTTCTGTCAGGGCTGCACCATCAATTGTTATTTTGACCCGTCATTTTTGTACGAAATGGATGCTTATTTTTGGTTGAGCCTGTTTTCCAAAATGCGCTACGGATTTGACAAGTATGTTCGGGCTTTATTTTAA